A region from the Coffea eugenioides isolate CCC68of chromosome 9, Ceug_1.0, whole genome shotgun sequence genome encodes:
- the LOC113783128 gene encoding copper-transporting ATPase RAN1, with amino-acid sequence MAPGTRDLQLTAARAASTEDDAGAGEEVRLLEEYLEEEVINSSKIPANLRRIQVRVTGMTCAACSNSVEAALSGLDGVAKASVALLQNKADVVFDPSLVKDEDIKNAVEDAGFEAEIIPEPSTSHAKPNGTLTGQFTIGGMTCAACVNSVEGILRTLPGVKRAVVALATSLGEVEYDPTIVSKDDIVNAIEDAGFEASFVQSYEQDKIILGVLGVSSELDVQQLEEILCNLKGVRQFHFDRILKEVEIVFDPEVLGSRSLVDAIEGESSAKLKLVVKNPYTRMASKDLQESSDMLKLFAASFFLSVPVIFMRLVCPHIPILYSLLLRRCGPFQMGDWLKWALVTIVQFVIGKRFYVAAGRALRNGSTNMDVLVALGTSASYFYSVYALLYGAVTGFWSPTYFETSAMLITFVLLGKYLETVAKGKTSDAIKKLVELAPATATLLLKDKEGKIVGERQIDALLIQPGDVLKVLPGAKVPVDGVVAWGSSHVNESMVTGESASVFKEVNSSVIGGTINLHGLLHIRAMKVGSNTVLSQIISLVETAQMSKAPIQKFADYIASVFVPTVVSMAFVTLLCWYFAGVLGAYPEAWLPENGSHFVFALMFAISVVVIACPCALGLATPTAVMVSTGVGASNGVLIKGGDALERAQKIKYVIFDKTGTLTQGKATVTDAKVFTGMDRGQFLTLVASAEANSEHPLGKAILEYARHFHFFDQSSGATKDGKNYSIETKYPGWLLDVSDFSAVPGKGVKCFTDGKQVLVGNRKLLTESGVVIPNHAENFVVELEESAKTGILVAYNNVLIGVIGIADPLKREATVVIEGLKKMGVCPVMVTGDNWRTARAVAKEVGIQDVRAEVMPAGKADVIHSFQKGGSVVAMVGDGINDSPALAAADVGMAIGAGTDIAIEAADFVLMRNNLEDVITAIDLSRKTFSRIRLNYVFAMAYNVVAIPVAAGVFFPWLRITLPPWLAGACMALSSVSVVCSSLLLRRYRTPRLTTILEITIE; translated from the exons ATGGCGCCGGGTACGAGGGACCTACAGCTAACGGCGGCGAGAGCAGCGTCGACGGAGGATGACGCCGGGGCCGGGGAGGAGGTGAGGCTGCTGGAAGAATATTTGGAGGAGGAAGTTATTAATTCCTCGAAAATACCGGCGAATTTGAGGAGAATTCAGGTGAGAGTTACGGGGATGACTTGTGCTGCTTGCTCCAATTCCGTTGAAGCTGCTCTTTCTGGACTGGACGGCGTTGCTAAAGCCTCTGTTGCCTTACTTCAGAATAAAGCTGACGTCGTCTTTGATCCTAGCTTGGTCAAG GATGAAGACATTAAAAATGCTGTAGAAGATGCTGGTTTTGAGGCTGAAATTATTCCTGAACCAAGTACTTCCCATGCAAAGCCAAATGGGACATTAACAGGGCAATTTACAATTGGAGGTATGACATGTGCAGCCTGTGTAAATTCTGTTGAGGGTATATTAAGAACACTTCCAGGGGTTAAAAGGGCAGTAGTTGCTTTGGCAACTTCTCTTGGAGAGGTGGAATATGATCCGACCATAGTCAGTAAGGATGATATAGTCAATGCTATTGAAGATGCTGGCTTTGAGGCTTCATTTGTACAGAGCTATGAGCAAGATAAAATCATACTTGGCGTTCTAGGTGTATCAAGTGAGCTGGATGTACAACAATTAGAAGAAATACTTTGTAATTTGAAGGGAGTGAGACAGTTCCATTTTGACCGGATATTGAAAGAAGTAGAGATCGTATTTGATCCTGAGGTCCTCGGTTCAAGATCATTGGTTGATGCAATTGAAGGAGAAAGCAGTGCGAAACTAAAGTTAGTTGTCAAGAACCCTTACACAAGAATGGCATCAAAAGATCTACAAGAATCATCAGATATGCTTAAGCTTTTTGCTGCTAGCTTCTTTCTCAGT GTTCCTGTTATTTTCATGCGATTAGTTTGTCCTCATATTCCAATCTTGTATTCTCTACTACTTCGACGATGTGGCCCCTTCCAAATGGGTGATTGGCTGAAGTGGGCTTTGGTAACTATTGTTCAGTTTGTTATTGGTAAGCGCTTCTATGTTGCTGCTGGCAGAGCACTCCGAAATGGATCAACAAACATGGATGTCTTGGTTGCATTAGGAACTTCAGCTTCATACTTTTACTCTGTATATGCACTATTATACGGTGCAGTGACTGGGTTTTGGTCTCCCACTTACTTTGAAACAAGTGCCATGCTGATAACCTTCGTCCTTCTGGGCAAGTACTTAGAGACTGTCGCAAAGGGAAAGACCTCAGATGCTATCAAAAAGCTGGTGGAACTCGCACCAGCAACGGCTACATTGCTTCTTAAAGATAAAG AGGGAAAGATTGTAGGAGAAAGACAGATTGATGCTTTGCTTATACAGCCTGGTGATGTATTAAAAGTACTTCCTGGTGCAAAGGTTCCCGTTGATGGTGTGGTTGCATGGGGTTCAAGCCATGTCAACGAGAGTATGGTTACGGGTGAATCTGCTTCTGTTTTCAAAGAAGTGAATTCATCAGTCATTGGAGGTACAATAAACTTGCATGGTTTGCTTCACATACGGGCCATGAAAGTAGGATCTAACACTGTCTTGAGCCAGATTATATCTCTGGTTGAGACTGCACAGATGTCAAAAGCTCCCATTCAAAAATTTGCTGACTAC ATTGCTAGTGTTTTCGTCCCTACAGTTGTTTCTATGGCATTTGTGACATTATTATGTTG GTACTTTGCTGGGGTTCTTGGCGCCTACCCTGAAGCATGGTTACCAGAAAATGGAAGTCACTTTGTTTTTGCGCTCATGTTTGCCATATCAGTTGTTGTAATAGCATGTCCATGCGCACTTGGCTTGGCGACTCCAACTGCTGTTATGGTTTCAACGGGTGTTGGAGCTTCTAACGGAGTGCTAATAAAAGGAGGTGATGCACTGGAGAGGGCACAGAAGATTAAGTATGTGATTTTTGATAAGACAGGCACCTTAACCCAAGGAAAAGCCACAGTTACTGATGCAAAAGTTTTCACGGGAATGGATCGTGGCCAATTTCTCACTTTGGTAGCTTCTGCAGAG GCTAACAGCGAACACCCATTGGGCAAAGCAATTTTGGAGTATGCACGCCATTTCCATTTCTTTGATCAATCTTCTGGTGCTACAAAGGATGGCAAAAACTACAGCATCGAGACAAAGTACCCTGGCTGGCTTCTTGATGTTTCAGATTTTTCTGCAGTGCCTGGAAAAGGTGTAAAGTGCTTTACAGATGGAAAACAGGTTCTG GTTGGTAACCGGAAGCTGTTGACTGAGAGTGGGGTTGTTATACCTAATCATGCAGAaaattttgttgtggagttggAAGAAAGTGCAAAAACTGGCATCCTTGTTGCATATAATAATGTTCTTATTGGTGTCATTGGTATAGCGGATCCGTTAAAGAGGGAAGCTACTGTAGTCATTGAGGGCCTAAAGAAAATGGGCGTCTGTCCTGTTATGGTTACTGGTGATAATTGGAGAACTGCTCGAGCTGTTGCCAAGGAG GTTGGTATCCAGGATGTAAGGGCAGAGGTGATGCCCGCAGGTAAAGCTGATGTTATCCATTCATTCCAGAAAGGTGGAAGTGTAGTAGCAATGGTTGGTGATGGAATAAATGATTCGCCTGCATTAGCAGCCGCTGATGTTGGCATGGCCATTGGAGCAGGAACTGATATTGCAATAGAGGCTGCTGACTTCGTGTTGATGAGGAATAATTTAGAAGATGTCATCACAGCTATTGATCTCTCTAGAAAGACATTCTCACGCATTCGTTTGAATTATGTCTTCGCCATGGCTTACAATGTGGTTGCTATACCTGTTGCTGCTGGGGTTTTCTTTCCTTGGTTAAGAATCACGTTGCCACCCTGGTTAGCCGGTGCATGCATGGCTCTTTCATCAGTAAGTGTTGTATGTTCTTCTTTACTACTCAGGAGGTACAGAACGCCAAGACTTACTACCATACTGGAGATAACCATTGAGTAG